One genomic region from Streptomyces sp. NBC_00457 encodes:
- a CDS encoding glycosyl hydrolase family 28-related protein, which translates to MIHQHGTGVTRRTLLAAATAVAATAATGGTAQAAEVHALWREFTRTPFTHPQIPYIGRAGCHRGATRFPRRPVVADIRKYGAVADGTTDSAPAINRAIAAAGRAGGGTVSIPPGTFRIDDVIRIGHSNVVLRGAGSGRTTLYATKNLTELIGVYGSRYGGDKSSWSWAGGLIWLAPTARWESLTAAIRAKTWPFEGWTGNKRDEWRTLTTVAPARQGSWTVTVADPSKLRPGTLVLLRLADDPDHTLLKHMCGGGPGPEAYPWEDKTKLTSYVPYEWPVRIAHVRGHKVTLERPLPLDVRPEWDPRLTTHVRELTGAGVEGLTLEAAHTPQQPHLLDNGHNGVVLQCAYDCWVDDVTVHHVDNGFGLVAASACTLRRTRVSGRGAHHPYFCREGSHDNLVEDFTIDRRTAPAPTGTQLHGINVEGLSSYNVWSRGDMGMGTFDSHRGLPFANVRTDITVDNTGRHGGDATAGPLFGARFTHWNIRVTNGRAGLMKIDGLAPWSATVGINEVREFDQIDVPDFTGDLHSRLELYGTTDAVRPRNLYDAQRALMR; encoded by the coding sequence ATGATCCATCAGCACGGAACGGGAGTCACACGACGCACTCTGCTCGCCGCCGCCACAGCGGTGGCAGCCACCGCCGCCACCGGCGGCACGGCACAAGCCGCCGAAGTCCACGCCCTCTGGCGGGAGTTCACCCGAACCCCCTTCACTCACCCGCAGATCCCGTACATCGGCCGCGCGGGTTGCCACCGCGGAGCGACCCGCTTCCCGCGCCGCCCGGTCGTCGCCGACATCCGGAAGTACGGCGCCGTGGCGGACGGCACGACCGACTCCGCCCCCGCGATCAACCGTGCCATCGCCGCTGCCGGCCGGGCCGGCGGTGGCACGGTGTCCATCCCGCCCGGCACCTTCCGCATCGACGACGTCATCCGCATCGGCCACTCGAACGTGGTCCTCCGCGGCGCCGGCAGCGGCCGTACGACGCTGTACGCGACGAAGAACCTCACCGAACTCATCGGCGTGTACGGATCGCGCTACGGCGGCGACAAGTCGTCGTGGTCATGGGCGGGAGGCCTGATCTGGCTTGCCCCGACGGCCCGTTGGGAGTCACTCACAGCCGCCATCCGTGCCAAGACCTGGCCTTTCGAAGGGTGGACCGGCAACAAGCGCGACGAGTGGCGGACGCTGACGACCGTAGCCCCCGCCCGCCAGGGCTCCTGGACGGTCACCGTGGCGGACCCGTCGAAGCTCCGCCCCGGCACCCTCGTTCTCCTCCGCCTCGCCGACGACCCCGACCACACACTCCTGAAGCACATGTGCGGCGGCGGCCCCGGCCCCGAGGCGTACCCCTGGGAGGACAAGACGAAGCTGACCTCGTACGTCCCCTACGAATGGCCCGTCCGCATCGCCCACGTCCGCGGCCACAAGGTCACCCTCGAACGCCCGCTCCCTCTCGACGTACGCCCGGAGTGGGACCCCCGACTGACCACGCACGTAAGGGAGTTGACGGGCGCCGGTGTCGAGGGCCTCACCCTGGAGGCGGCGCACACCCCGCAGCAGCCGCACCTGCTGGACAACGGGCACAACGGCGTCGTACTTCAATGCGCCTACGACTGCTGGGTGGACGACGTGACGGTCCATCACGTCGACAACGGCTTCGGCCTGGTGGCGGCCTCCGCCTGCACACTTCGCCGCACGCGCGTGTCGGGCCGGGGCGCCCATCACCCGTACTTCTGCCGCGAGGGCTCGCACGACAACCTCGTCGAGGACTTCACGATCGACCGGCGCACCGCCCCCGCCCCGACAGGAACCCAGCTGCACGGCATCAACGTCGAGGGCCTGTCGTCGTACAACGTCTGGTCGCGAGGCGACATGGGGATGGGCACCTTCGACAGCCACCGCGGCCTGCCCTTCGCGAACGTCCGCACCGACATCACCGTCGACAACACCGGCCGGCACGGCGGCGACGCGACCGCGGGCCCGCTGTTCGGCGCCCGCTTCACGCACTGGAACATCCGGGTGACCAACGGCCGCGCGGGCCTGATGAAGATCGACGGCCTGGCCCCCTGGTCCGCCACGGTCGGCATCAACGAGGTGCGCGAGTTCGACCAGATCGACGTTCCCGACTTCACCGGCGACCTGCACTCCCGCCTTGAGTTGTACGGCACCACGGACGCCGTACGGCCGCGCAATCTGTACGACGCTCAGCGCGCGCTGATGCGGTAG
- a CDS encoding helix-turn-helix transcriptional regulator, whose translation MATRRDISAWRPHIPGVVEVFHAHFTEYAYPMHVHEAWTLLIVDDGAVRYDLDRHEHGTPHDTVSLLPPHVPHNGSPVTPHGFRKRVLYLDATHLPDDLIGPAVDSPDLRDPVLRQRVGQLHSALAHPGDELEAESRLTLVGDRLRTHLRARSAVGERRDPALAGDLRQLLDARVTDGLTLDEAARLLHAHPAHLVRAFSTAYGIAPHQYLNSRRVDRARALLLRGASPAETATATGFYDQAHLTRHFKKLVGVTRAAIASATASARAERRTDCAAVRRPWCRTTQGGSAGRR comes from the coding sequence ATGGCCACCCGGCGTGACATCTCCGCCTGGCGTCCGCACATCCCGGGCGTCGTCGAGGTCTTCCACGCGCACTTCACCGAGTACGCCTATCCGATGCACGTCCACGAGGCCTGGACGCTGCTCATCGTGGACGACGGCGCCGTACGGTACGACCTCGACCGGCACGAGCACGGCACCCCGCACGACACGGTGTCCCTGCTGCCGCCGCACGTCCCGCACAACGGCTCCCCCGTCACCCCGCACGGCTTCCGCAAGCGCGTCCTGTACCTCGACGCGACCCATCTCCCCGACGACCTCATCGGGCCCGCCGTCGACTCGCCCGACCTGCGCGACCCCGTGCTCAGGCAGCGTGTGGGCCAACTGCACTCCGCGCTCGCCCATCCCGGCGACGAGCTGGAGGCCGAGAGCAGGCTGACGCTCGTAGGAGACCGGCTGCGGACCCATCTGCGGGCGCGCTCGGCCGTCGGGGAGCGCCGTGACCCCGCCCTCGCCGGCGACCTGCGTCAACTCCTCGACGCCCGCGTCACCGACGGCCTCACCCTCGACGAGGCCGCCCGCCTGCTGCACGCCCACCCCGCCCACCTGGTACGGGCGTTCAGCACCGCCTACGGCATCGCCCCGCACCAGTACCTCAACTCCCGCCGTGTCGACCGCGCCCGCGCCCTGCTGCTGCGTGGCGCGAGCCCGGCCGAGACGGCCACCGCGACCGGGTTCTACGACCAGGCCCATCTGACGCGGCACTTCAAGAAGCTGGTCGGGGTGACCCGGGCCGCTATCGCCTCAGCTACCGCATCAGCGCGCGCTGAGCGTCGTACAGATTGCGCGGCCGTACGGCGTCCGTGGTGCCGTACAACTCAAGGCGGGAGTGCAGGTCGCCGGTGA
- a CDS encoding DUF2000 domain-containing protein — MSTEPIRFDTKIAVLLRDDLEPWQRLNVTAFLVSGLGTQVPEVIGEPYEDADGVRYLPMFRQPVLVFEATKETLTAAHARVLSRSLPRALFTSDLFATGNDRDNRAAVRAVPTGELDLVGLAVYGPRNAVDKAVKGARMHP; from the coding sequence ATGAGCACTGAGCCGATTCGCTTCGACACGAAGATCGCCGTCCTCCTGCGCGACGACCTGGAGCCCTGGCAGCGCCTGAACGTCACCGCGTTCCTGGTCAGCGGCCTGGGCACCCAGGTCCCCGAGGTGATCGGCGAGCCCTACGAGGACGCGGACGGCGTCCGGTACCTGCCGATGTTCCGCCAGCCCGTCCTGGTCTTCGAGGCCACCAAGGAGACCCTGACGGCAGCCCACGCGCGCGTGCTCTCCCGTTCCCTCCCACGCGCGCTCTTCACCTCCGACCTCTTCGCCACCGGCAACGACCGCGACAACCGGGCGGCGGTGCGCGCCGTGCCGACCGGGGAGCTGGACCTGGTGGGGCTGGCGGTGTACGGGCCGCGGAACGCGGTGGACAAGGCGGTGAAGGGGGCGCGGATGCATCCCTGA
- a CDS encoding helix-turn-helix domain-containing protein, with product MLVLDTTHLPAADRIDAFHAVAAGESGSCSIEHEHPEVGIWKKLEVWSFGPLTLFATHGSGMRIWRTPRHARFDSLDTVSIITQSQGTGAFTWNGHQQRVGRDALALAHKTAGYEYEWAGSGLSVAFMVDADRLGLPEQLVRAAIPLLHHSRIGPLLLQHIRGLHHDADRLSTEPGAEALASATLDLTRAVIASVAADERTRRSVAEDTLLTRVLAYIRAHLADPGLTPQRIAAAHNISVRTLYRLCEDGGLSLEKWIVRRRLEGTRRDLAAPEHAHRTIGAVARSWGFTNPSYFSRRFHQTYGATPREWRQLAHHRAALPRPDEP from the coding sequence ATGCTGGTCCTGGACACGACGCATTTACCGGCCGCCGACCGTATCGACGCCTTTCACGCCGTCGCTGCCGGGGAGAGCGGCAGTTGCTCGATCGAGCACGAGCATCCCGAGGTCGGTATCTGGAAAAAGCTGGAGGTCTGGAGCTTCGGCCCGTTGACCCTGTTCGCCACGCACGGCTCGGGCATGCGTATCTGGCGCACCCCGCGGCACGCCCGATTCGACTCCCTGGACACCGTCTCGATCATCACCCAGAGCCAGGGCACGGGTGCCTTCACCTGGAACGGCCACCAGCAGCGCGTCGGCCGCGACGCTCTGGCGCTGGCCCACAAGACGGCCGGTTACGAGTACGAGTGGGCCGGCAGCGGGCTGTCCGTCGCGTTCATGGTCGACGCCGACCGCCTCGGCCTGCCCGAACAACTGGTCCGCGCCGCGATCCCCCTCCTGCACCACAGCCGGATCGGACCGTTGCTCCTGCAGCACATCCGCGGCCTGCACCACGACGCCGACCGGCTGAGCACCGAACCCGGCGCCGAGGCCCTGGCCTCCGCCACCCTGGACCTCACCCGCGCCGTCATCGCGTCGGTGGCCGCCGACGAACGCACCCGCCGTTCCGTCGCGGAGGACACCCTCCTCACCCGCGTCCTCGCTTACATCCGCGCCCACCTGGCCGATCCCGGCCTCACGCCTCAGCGCATAGCCGCGGCCCACAACATCTCCGTACGGACCCTCTACCGGCTGTGCGAGGACGGCGGTCTCAGCCTGGAGAAATGGATCGTCCGCCGCCGTCTGGAAGGCACGCGCCGAGATCTGGCCGCGCCCGAGCACGCCCACCGCACGATCGGCGCCGTCGCCCGCTCCTGGGGCTTCACGAACCCGTCCTATTTCTCGCGCCGCTTCCACCAGACGTACGGCGCCACACCCCGAGAATGGCGGCAGCTCGCTCACCATCGGGCCGCACTCCCGAGACCTGATGAGCCCTAG
- a CDS encoding alpha/beta fold hydrolase, which produces MGFISTNDGTEIFYKDWGSGQPVVFSHGWPLNADTWDDQLHLVASHGYRAIAHDRRGHGRSAQPWHGNDMDTYADDLARLIETLDLHDVVLVGHSTGGGEVTRYIGRHGTARVAKAVLLGAVPPLMLKTDANPQGLPIEVFDGIRAGVAADRSQFYAELSLPFFGFNRPGAVVSQGLRDSFWMWSMQVGLKGALDCIRAFSETDFTEDLKRFDVPTLIAHGDDDQIVPIVAGGLESAKIVKDARLKVYPGAPHGLVGAYKDEFNADLLAFLAS; this is translated from the coding sequence ATGGGCTTCATCTCCACAAACGACGGCACGGAGATCTTCTACAAGGACTGGGGCAGCGGACAGCCGGTCGTGTTCAGCCACGGCTGGCCACTGAACGCCGACACCTGGGACGACCAGCTGCACCTCGTCGCCTCGCACGGCTACCGCGCGATCGCCCACGACCGCCGCGGCCATGGCCGGTCGGCGCAGCCGTGGCACGGCAACGACATGGACACGTACGCCGACGATCTCGCCCGGCTGATCGAGACCCTCGACCTGCACGACGTCGTACTCGTCGGACACTCGACCGGCGGCGGCGAGGTGACCCGCTACATCGGCCGGCACGGCACCGCCCGGGTCGCCAAAGCGGTCCTGTTGGGCGCGGTCCCGCCCCTCATGCTCAAGACGGACGCCAATCCCCAGGGGCTGCCGATCGAGGTGTTCGACGGCATCCGCGCGGGTGTGGCAGCCGACCGGTCGCAGTTCTACGCCGAACTCAGCCTGCCCTTCTTCGGTTTCAACCGGCCCGGGGCGGTGGTCTCGCAGGGCCTGCGCGACTCGTTCTGGATGTGGAGCATGCAGGTCGGACTCAAGGGCGCCCTGGACTGCATCCGCGCGTTCTCCGAGACCGACTTCACCGAGGACCTCAAGCGTTTCGACGTACCCACGCTGATCGCGCACGGCGACGACGACCAGATCGTCCCGATCGTGGCCGGCGGCCTGGAGTCGGCCAAGATCGTCAAAGACGCGAGGCTGAAGGTCTATCCGGGCGCACCGCACGGACTGGTGGGCGCGTACAAGGACGAGTTCAACGCCGACTTGCTCGCGTTCCTGGCCTCCTGA
- a CDS encoding alpha/beta fold hydrolase, whose protein sequence is MRVPALRRLLTALAAVVLIVGGAVSAQATSQRPTQAEQAGAKGPKPTVVLVHGAFADASGFDDTIALLQKSGFPVLAPANPLRDTAGDAAYISRFLDTIPGPVILAAHSYGGVVITNAARGHANVKALVYLGAFAPDEGESALQLAQQFPGSELGTALVPRPYPLPGGEGTDGYIAPEKFRAVFAADLPASRTRLMAATQRPGSVEGLSGGSGAPAWKSIPSWYLIPTQDKVIPPAAQRFMAKRAGSRVTEIRSSHVVMMSHPDAAARIINAAYAATR, encoded by the coding sequence ATGCGTGTTCCTGCACTGCGCCGACTGCTGACGGCACTGGCCGCCGTCGTTCTCATCGTGGGCGGGGCGGTCTCCGCACAGGCGACGTCCCAGAGACCCACGCAGGCCGAGCAGGCCGGGGCGAAGGGGCCGAAGCCGACCGTCGTGCTCGTACACGGCGCGTTCGCCGACGCCTCCGGCTTCGACGACACCATCGCACTGCTGCAGAAGTCCGGCTTTCCGGTCCTCGCCCCGGCCAACCCGCTACGTGACACCGCGGGCGACGCCGCCTACATCTCCAGGTTCCTCGACACCATTCCCGGCCCGGTGATCCTGGCCGCCCACTCCTACGGCGGCGTCGTCATCACCAATGCCGCGCGTGGCCACGCCAACGTCAAGGCCCTGGTGTATCTGGGGGCGTTCGCGCCCGACGAGGGCGAGAGCGCGCTGCAGCTGGCACAGCAGTTCCCCGGAAGTGAGCTGGGCACCGCTCTCGTCCCGCGCCCCTACCCGCTGCCCGGCGGCGAGGGCACCGACGGCTACATCGCACCCGAGAAGTTCCGCGCGGTGTTCGCCGCCGATCTGCCCGCTTCCAGGACCCGTCTGATGGCGGCCACCCAGCGTCCCGGCTCCGTCGAGGGCCTCAGCGGCGGAAGCGGTGCCCCGGCCTGGAAGTCGATCCCGTCCTGGTACCTGATCCCGACCCAGGACAAGGTCATCCCGCCCGCCGCCCAGCGGTTCATGGCCAAGCGCGCCGGCAGCAGGGTGACCGAGATCCGGTCCTCGCACGTGGTCATGATGTCCCACCCGGACGCCGCCGCCCGCATCATCAACGCGGCCTACGCCGCGACCCGTTGA
- a CDS encoding alpha/beta hydrolase, producing the protein MKPDTVVLVHGFWVTPRSWEHWITRYQSQGFRVLAPAYPGFEAEVEALNADPTPIEELSVPAVVASLEKLIDGLDTKPIIMGHSAGGAITQILLDHGYGSAGVAMNSVPTEGVVTVPFSQLKAAFPVLKNPANRHKAVGLTFDQWRYAFTNTFPEDEARALYERYHVPASGHVFWDNVLANIQPGHADTYVNYHNDDRAPLLFIAGENDHLMPPKVQRSNAKHYKSNTTVTEVVEYAGRSHLMPAQKGWEEIADHALSWALDHS; encoded by the coding sequence ATGAAACCCGACACCGTCGTCCTGGTCCACGGCTTCTGGGTGACCCCGCGCAGCTGGGAGCACTGGATCACCCGCTACCAGTCCCAGGGCTTCCGGGTGCTGGCCCCCGCCTACCCCGGATTCGAGGCGGAGGTGGAGGCCCTCAACGCCGACCCCACCCCGATCGAGGAACTCTCCGTCCCCGCGGTCGTCGCGTCCCTGGAGAAGCTGATCGACGGCCTCGACACCAAGCCGATCATCATGGGCCACTCCGCCGGCGGGGCGATCACCCAGATCCTGCTGGACCACGGATACGGCAGCGCCGGCGTGGCCATGAACTCCGTACCCACCGAAGGCGTCGTCACGGTCCCGTTCTCCCAGCTGAAGGCGGCCTTCCCCGTGCTGAAGAACCCCGCCAACCGGCACAAGGCGGTCGGACTCACCTTCGACCAGTGGCGGTACGCCTTCACCAACACCTTCCCCGAGGACGAGGCCCGCGCCCTGTACGAGCGCTACCACGTCCCCGCATCCGGGCACGTCTTCTGGGACAACGTGCTGGCCAACATCCAGCCCGGCCACGCCGACACGTACGTCAACTATCACAACGACGACCGGGCGCCGCTGCTGTTCATCGCGGGCGAGAACGACCATCTGATGCCACCGAAGGTCCAGCGGTCCAATGCCAAGCACTACAAGTCGAACACCACCGTCACCGAGGTCGTCGAGTACGCCGGCCGATCCCACCTGATGCCCGCCCAGAAGGGCTGGGAGGAGATCGCCGACCATGCCCTGAGCTGGGCCCTCGATCACTCCTGA
- a CDS encoding MBL fold metallo-hydrolase — translation MTEVRFTHIGGPTVLIEFAGWRLLTDPTFDPPGRTYAFGWGTSSRKLTGPAVLPDDVGPVDAILLTHDHHADNLDDAGRAMLAGAGTVVTTRAGARRLNGAVRGRRAGQGLGPVRGLRAAQGLRAGHTTRLEAPDRPPIDVTATPCRHGPPFSRPVAGAVVGFALTWPGQHHGPLWITGDTVLYPAVRKTAAALRPGTVLLHLGGVRFPLTGPARYTMTAADALDLCDTIRPHTVHPVHYEGWQHFREGPEALTAKLESAASAASAESGKAFTWLPRGSAHLTVV, via the coding sequence ATGACGGAAGTCCGGTTCACTCACATCGGCGGCCCCACCGTCCTCATCGAGTTCGCCGGCTGGCGGCTGCTGACCGACCCGACGTTCGATCCACCCGGTCGCACGTACGCGTTCGGCTGGGGCACGTCCTCCCGCAAACTCACCGGCCCGGCCGTGCTTCCCGACGACGTCGGACCGGTCGACGCGATACTGCTCACCCACGACCACCACGCCGACAACCTCGACGACGCCGGACGGGCCATGCTCGCCGGTGCCGGCACCGTGGTGACCACCCGGGCGGGGGCACGCAGGCTGAACGGAGCCGTACGGGGACGGAGAGCCGGACAAGGGCTGGGTCCCGTACGGGGATTGAGAGCCGCACAGGGTTTGAGGGCCGGACATACGACCCGGCTGGAGGCGCCGGACCGCCCGCCCATCGACGTCACCGCCACTCCCTGCCGGCACGGCCCGCCCTTCAGCCGCCCCGTCGCCGGAGCCGTCGTCGGATTCGCCCTCACCTGGCCCGGACAGCATCACGGGCCGCTGTGGATCACCGGCGATACGGTCCTGTACCCCGCGGTCCGCAAGACCGCCGCAGCCCTGCGCCCCGGCACCGTGCTGCTCCACCTGGGCGGCGTCCGCTTCCCCCTCACCGGCCCCGCCCGCTACACCATGACCGCCGCCGATGCCCTGGACCTGTGCGACACCATCCGCCCCCACACCGTCCATCCGGTCCACTACGAAGGCTGGCAGCACTTCCGAGAGGGTCCCGAAGCCCTCACCGCGAAGCTGGAGTCCGCCGCTTCCGCCGCTTCCGCCGAGTCCGGAAAGGCGTTCACGTGGCTGCCCCGCGGCAGTGCACATCTGACCGTGGTCTGA
- a CDS encoding MDR family MFS transporter — MSLASLRRAARESVSGLPREFWWLWTSTLVNRLGGFVATFMALYLTLDRGYSASYAGLVAALHGLGGVVSSVGAGVLTDRLGRRPTLLVAQASTAVSVALLGFMHHPLAIAAVAFLVGMASNASRPAVQAMMADIVRPEDRVRAFSLNYWAINLGFAVSSMAAGFIAEFSYLAGFLIEAGMTMICAIVVFLKLPESRPERTAAEKAADDTGLGTVLRDGRFMGVVGLSFLIALIFQQGMVGLPVAMGEAGFTPADYGLAIAVNGVLIVVLQIPVTRYIEHRDPGRLLVISALLAGYGFGLTAFAGSVGVFALTVCVWTLAEIVNAPTQTSLVVRLSPVHGRGRYQGMYTMSWAVASLVAPLMSGVVIDRWGAEWLWGLCAVIGTVTGLGYGVLMRRLPSQDPAPEASAAKTEVSTA; from the coding sequence ATGTCGCTCGCCTCTCTGAGACGCGCCGCCCGAGAATCCGTCTCCGGACTCCCCCGCGAGTTCTGGTGGCTGTGGACCAGCACCCTCGTCAACCGGCTCGGCGGCTTCGTCGCCACCTTCATGGCGCTGTACCTCACCCTCGACCGCGGCTACTCCGCCTCGTACGCCGGTCTGGTCGCCGCCCTCCACGGACTCGGCGGCGTCGTCTCCTCCGTCGGCGCCGGCGTGCTGACGGACCGGCTCGGGCGGCGGCCGACCTTGCTCGTGGCGCAGGCGTCCACGGCCGTCTCCGTCGCGCTGCTGGGGTTCATGCACCACCCCCTCGCCATCGCCGCCGTCGCCTTCCTGGTCGGCATGGCCAGCAACGCCTCCCGGCCCGCCGTGCAGGCGATGATGGCCGACATCGTCCGCCCCGAGGACCGGGTGCGGGCCTTCTCCCTCAACTACTGGGCCATCAACCTCGGGTTCGCCGTCTCCTCCATGGCGGCCGGCTTCATCGCCGAGTTCAGCTACCTCGCCGGCTTCCTCATCGAGGCGGGCATGACCATGATCTGCGCCATCGTGGTCTTCCTGAAGCTGCCGGAGTCCCGCCCCGAACGCACCGCGGCCGAGAAGGCGGCGGACGACACCGGCCTCGGCACGGTCCTGCGCGACGGCCGCTTCATGGGCGTCGTCGGCCTGTCCTTCCTGATCGCCCTGATCTTCCAGCAGGGCATGGTGGGCCTGCCGGTGGCGATGGGCGAGGCCGGATTCACGCCGGCCGACTACGGCCTGGCCATCGCCGTCAACGGCGTCCTGATCGTCGTCCTCCAGATCCCGGTCACCCGCTACATCGAACACCGGGACCCCGGACGCCTGCTCGTGATCTCCGCCCTCCTCGCCGGCTACGGCTTCGGCCTCACCGCCTTCGCCGGCTCGGTCGGCGTCTTCGCCCTCACCGTCTGCGTCTGGACCCTCGCCGAGATCGTCAACGCCCCGACCCAGACCAGCCTCGTCGTCCGCCTGTCTCCGGTGCACGGCCGCGGGCGCTACCAGGGCATGTACACCATGTCCTGGGCGGTGGCCTCCCTCGTCGCCCCGCTGATGTCCGGCGTCGTCATCGACCGGTGGGGGGCGGAGTGGTTGTGGGGGCTGTGCGCGGTCATCGGGACGGTGACGGGGCTCGGGTACGGCGTCCTGATGCGGCGGCTTCCGTCCCAGGACCCGGCGCCGGAGGCGTCCGCCGCGAAAACAGAGGTCAGCACGGCCTGA
- a CDS encoding phosphoglyceromutase: MADAPYKLILLRHGESEWNAKNLFTGWVDVNLNEKGEKEAVRGGELLKDAGLLPDVVHTSLQKRAIRTAQLALEAADRLWIPVHRTWRLNERHYGALQGKDKAQTLAEFGEEQFMLWRRSYDTPPPPLDRDAEYSQFDDPRYATLPPELRPQTECLKDVVVRMLPYWFDGIVPDLLTGRTVLVAAHGNSLRALVKHLDGISDADIAGLNIPTGIPLSYELDADFKPVNPGGTYLDPDAAAAAIEAVKNQGKKK, encoded by the coding sequence ATGGCCGACGCACCGTACAAGCTGATCCTCCTCCGCCACGGCGAGAGCGAATGGAACGCGAAGAACCTGTTCACCGGCTGGGTGGACGTCAACCTCAACGAGAAGGGCGAGAAGGAGGCAGTCCGCGGCGGTGAGCTGCTCAAGGACGCCGGTCTGCTGCCCGACGTCGTACACACGTCCCTCCAGAAGCGCGCGATCCGCACCGCGCAGCTCGCGCTGGAGGCCGCCGACCGCCTCTGGATCCCGGTCCACCGCACCTGGCGCCTGAACGAGCGTCACTACGGCGCGCTCCAGGGCAAGGACAAGGCCCAGACCCTCGCCGAGTTCGGCGAGGAGCAGTTCATGCTGTGGCGCCGCTCGTACGACACGCCCCCGCCGCCGCTGGACCGCGACGCCGAGTACTCGCAGTTCGACGACCCGCGCTACGCGACCCTCCCGCCGGAGCTGCGCCCGCAGACGGAGTGCCTCAAGGACGTCGTCGTCCGCATGCTCCCGTACTGGTTCGACGGCATCGTCCCCGACCTCCTCACCGGCCGCACGGTCCTGGTAGCGGCCCACGGCAACTCCCTGCGCGCCCTCGTCAAGCACCTCGACGGCATCTCCGACGCGGACATCGCGGGCCTGAACATCCCGACGGGCATCCCGCTGTCGTACGAACTCGACGCCGACTTCAAGCCGGTGAACCCCGGCGGCACGTACCTCGACCCGGATGCGGCTGCGGCGGCCATCGAGGCGGTCAAGAATCAGGGGAAGAAGAAGTAG
- a CDS encoding dihydrofolate reductase family protein — translation MTRIIADISVSLDGFVTGPDPGPDNGLGTGGEALHTWAFSDDPDDRRVLGEATARSGAVVLGRKLFDVVDGPGGWDDTIGYGAGEVGKPAFVVVTSSQPEAVRLTGLDWTFVTTGLPDAVAVARERAEAAASDSGKDLDVVLMGGGATVRSALAAGLVDVLTLHLAPVVLGAGTPLFTGGPPRMLAQRSVTTTSTATHLTYDVLEVIR, via the coding sequence ATGACTCGGATCATCGCTGACATCTCGGTGTCCCTCGACGGCTTCGTCACCGGGCCCGACCCCGGCCCGGACAACGGTCTGGGCACGGGCGGTGAGGCTCTGCACACCTGGGCGTTCTCCGACGACCCCGACGACCGCCGGGTTCTGGGGGAGGCGACCGCCCGATCGGGCGCCGTCGTCCTCGGCCGCAAGCTATTCGACGTGGTCGACGGGCCGGGCGGCTGGGACGACACGATCGGCTATGGCGCCGGCGAGGTCGGCAAGCCCGCGTTCGTCGTCGTGACGAGCTCGCAACCCGAGGCGGTGCGGCTCACCGGCCTCGACTGGACGTTCGTCACCACGGGTCTGCCCGACGCTGTCGCCGTCGCGCGCGAGCGTGCCGAGGCGGCGGCGTCGGACAGCGGCAAGGATCTCGACGTGGTCCTCATGGGCGGCGGCGCCACCGTCCGCTCGGCGCTCGCCGCAGGGCTGGTCGACGTACTGACGCTGCACCTCGCGCCCGTCGTGCTGGGCGCCGGGACGCCACTGTTCACCGGCGGACCACCGCGGATGCTGGCGCAGCGGAGCGTGACAACGACGTCGACCGCGACGCACCTGACCTACGACGTCCTGGAGGTGATCCGCTGA
- a CDS encoding VOC family protein, which produces MDAADAHHTNLLAGATPATRLPARDLERARRFYSERLGLEPVEERPGGLKYRTGGVEFIVFESAGSSPGTFTQMAWKVDDIEAVVAELKARGVEFEDVEMPALYGGGRTVDGILEVEGNYPSTGARGERGAWFRDSEGNLLAIGAPVM; this is translated from the coding sequence ATGGACGCAGCGGACGCGCATCACACGAACCTGCTGGCCGGTGCGACACCGGCGACCCGGCTGCCCGCGCGGGATCTGGAGCGGGCGCGGCGCTTCTACTCCGAGCGGCTCGGTCTTGAGCCCGTCGAGGAGCGGCCCGGCGGGCTGAAGTACCGGACCGGTGGTGTGGAGTTCATCGTGTTCGAGTCGGCGGGATCCTCACCCGGCACCTTCACCCAGATGGCGTGGAAGGTCGACGACATCGAGGCGGTCGTCGCCGAACTCAAGGCGCGCGGCGTGGAGTTCGAGGACGTCGAGATGCCCGCGCTGTACGGCGGCGGGCGGACCGTGGACGGCATCCTCGAAGTCGAGGGCAACTACCCGAGCACCGGCGCACGCGGCGAACGCGGTGCGTGGTTCCGGGACAGCGAGGGGAACCTGCTCGCCATCGGGGCGCCGGTGATGTGA